aaaaaatcctttagCTTATTGGCCTAATCACACTTTAAGCCCTTCAACTTTaacttacattttaaattagtccatCTTCTAcctttcacaatttttttatatgcaaatctctttagttttaatcataaaaaatactaTTCACAAGGCGTGAATTATATCGTTGTATCCTCacagtttattatttatttcgaaaATGATGGTTCATGTCTCTGATTAGTATCATTTcgaataattgaaaatttgagatcgttataaaagtaaatttgtaaaagattCAGCAATTTTGTAAGATGTTCAATAATTTGAGAAGTTGTAAGAATTaggtaaattttaataattttgtaagagatttaataattttacatgaaaatttgCAATTTGGTGAGAGATTTGGTAACTTTCAAAgaaacttagaaaattttaagaaatcttaataattttgtaataatcatgtaattttgttaaaaaattagtaatttataaatttgtagaAATTAGGCGAACATTACAACATTGTAAGAAATTTAGTAATTCTTAAACTTGACAACCACTCTCAAATTCAGctccaaaatatttataaaagtgttGTTTCTTTATAGAGTTAATACACTTTTTGGAGTCTAAACTTGGAAACTACTCTCACATGAACTaaattttttgtccaagttaatctttgaacttgacaattgtttCCACATTAGGGtctgaacttttttttatccaaattaacctttgatatttctttgaaaaccctaaaaattagaCCTCAATGTaggaacaattgtcaagttcaaggactaacgtagacaaaaaaaaaagagttcaaATCCCAATGTGGGAACAATCGCATAGTTTAAACCCCAATGCAGGAACAATTGCTAAATTTATAgactaacttgaaaaaaaaacagacaCTAAATATAAGAGTGATTaccaaatatttgtttataatactttgAAGTGTAAGGAGGAATAAATGGTTTTTGTTTGAAGTAGATGTGAATATAGCACTCACCTCATCTTAAAATAGAAATGGTTTGGTGTAACTAGGATAGTGAAtgtgataaataaacaagttaatGATTAGGTCATAGGAGGAGCGAGTCCCGGGGACTCATTTGGTTAAGAAACAAGAGGAGTTTTGGTTTCCCTTTCAACAGCCTACATTTAAGCAATTGTTTCCATCTATCTCACCCtaataaaaatctcaaaacaTCCACAAAAACTCAAAAACTTGTCACCTATAGTCTCTCCCAATTCTCAAACATTGTGAGAGATATTTAGTAGTAAGttttatagaaaaagaaatggaagatgAAAATGCGGCACATGGACATAACAAAGGAAGCCCCGAAAGCCCATGTGCCAAAAGCGGTGGtagcagcaacaacaacaacaataataaagaACAAGATCGTTTCCTCCCCATAGCAAACGTGGGGAGAATTATGAAAAAAGTGATTCCAAGCAATGGGAAGATATCTAAAGATGCAAAAGAAACTGTTCAAGAATGTGTGTCAGAGTTCATTAGCTTTGTCACTGGGGAAGCCTCAGATAAATGCCaaagagagaagagaaagaCCATTAATGGAGATGATATCATTTGGGCAATCACTACTTTAGGATTTGAGGAATATGTAGGACCTTTAAAATTGTACCTAACCAAATATAGAGAGATTGAAGGAGAGAAGCTTAATCTTCCTAAGCAACAAAGATCTGAGCAAAAGCAGCATCAACAATCAAAACATGAACAAAATATAGCCTTCAACACCAATGTATATTCTTCAACAAATTTGTTGTCTCGTCACACATCCTTTGTCCCTTCTGATCAACCTTTTTCATTGCCTTTCTCTTCCAATAACATTCAAAAGCAATTACAGCAACAAGACCAAATTGATTCAGTGGGGTACTGGTAAGAACAACTGGAAATATGGTTTTCCAACTtttcccttcttcttttttccttcttaaATGCAAGTTTTTGCATTGCAATgtcaattaatttcatatacacacTTGGATATGTACTGTATTGTTATGTAATATTAGGGCATATATACTCTCATTCAATcaatagaaatatataattatcttgAAATGATTTGAGTATAATGTCTGCATATATGATTGTAAAGAATAAGCAATTCAATATCATGCATCCCAACGTTTGTTTCGCTAGAAATTAGCTTTGGTAAATTTGCTTTTTAGCtccttaaaatttatgttttcacaATTCAATCCCACCCTTCTACTTTAAAAAGTTCCACTTTTCCCTTGTGAACTAATATTTAGTTTACTTGTGGATTGATTTCTTAAATACTCAATGCATTTTCGATTTTTCTTCTGACTTTACATTAAGTTAAAGAAAGATAGCTGATGCTACGTTCAATAAGggtattatttctttttcttagtaTATGAATTACcaataaactaa
The window above is part of the Gossypium raimondii isolate GPD5lz chromosome 9, ASM2569854v1, whole genome shotgun sequence genome. Proteins encoded here:
- the LOC105798051 gene encoding nuclear transcription factor Y subunit B-7, whose translation is MEDENAAHGHNKGSPESPCAKSGGSSNNNNNNKEQDRFLPIANVGRIMKKVIPSNGKISKDAKETVQECVSEFISFVTGEASDKCQREKRKTINGDDIIWAITTLGFEEYVGPLKLYLTKYREIEGEKLNLPKQQRSEQKQHQQSKHEQNIAFNTNVYSSTNLLSRHTSFVPSDQPFSLPFSSNNIQKQLQQQDQIDSVGYW